The Parcubacteria group bacterium genome has a window encoding:
- the rpoD gene encoding RNA polymerase sigma factor RpoD, translating to MSEEETREFLIKDLLERGKQRGFVTEDEIIHILPEVEKDIDHLENLYEKLETTGIKILSSEEGMLRMDTNKESEEYEKKKTKKKKGEVSIPDEIGDDSTDSVQIYLREIGRVALLSADEEIKLAKANEKGDLAAKQRLTEANLRLVVSIAKKYVGRSHNLSLLDLIQEGNIGLFRAVEKFDYRKGYKFSTYATWWIRQAITRALADQSRTIRIPVHMVETINKYTQVTRRLVQELGREPLPEEIAAEMNIEVDKIRHIQKISQETVSLETSVGDSDDDSVLGDFIEDTETIMPTQSASRKLLKGHVEEVLEELTPREQKILKIRFGLEDGVTHTLEEVGQEFGVTRERIRQIEAKALDKIRDHKAIRKLKDY from the coding sequence ATGTCAGAAGAAGAAACCAGGGAATTTTTGATTAAAGATCTTTTGGAAAGAGGAAAGCAAAGAGGTTTCGTGACTGAAGATGAGATTATCCATATTCTTCCCGAAGTGGAAAAGGATATTGACCATTTGGAAAATCTGTATGAAAAATTGGAAACCACAGGAATAAAAATACTTAGTTCCGAGGAAGGGATGCTTAGGATGGATACCAATAAAGAATCGGAAGAATATGAAAAGAAAAAAACTAAAAAGAAAAAGGGAGAGGTTTCTATTCCGGATGAAATAGGAGATGACTCTACTGATTCAGTCCAGATTTATCTTCGCGAAATTGGAAGAGTGGCTCTTCTTTCTGCCGATGAAGAAATAAAGCTGGCTAAAGCCAATGAAAAAGGCGACTTGGCCGCCAAGCAAAGACTTACGGAAGCAAATTTGAGATTGGTGGTCAGTATTGCAAAAAAATATGTCGGACGTTCCCATAACTTGTCGCTTCTCGACTTGATTCAAGAAGGAAACATTGGGCTTTTTCGCGCTGTTGAAAAATTTGATTATAGAAAAGGATATAAGTTTTCGACCTATGCAACCTGGTGGATTCGCCAAGCAATAACCAGAGCCTTGGCCGATCAGTCCAGGACGATTCGTATTCCGGTGCATATGGTGGAAACGATCAATAAATATACGCAGGTTACCCGCCGGCTTGTTCAGGAATTGGGGCGCGAACCGCTTCCGGAAGAAATTGCCGCAGAAATGAATATTGAAGTCGATAAGATCCGCCATATTCAAAAAATTTCCCAGGAAACAGTTTCGCTTGAAACATCAGTAGGGGACAGCGATGACGATTCGGTTCTTGGTGATTTCATTGAAGATACGGAAACGATTATGCCAACCCAATCCGCTTCTCGAAAACTTTTGAAAGGACATGTCGAGGAAGTTTTGGAAGAACTTACTCCTCGCGAACAGAAAATTTTGAAGATAAGATTCGGTTTGGAAGACGGAGTGACGCACACTTTGGAAGAAGTGGGGCAGGAATTCGGGGTAACCCGCGAACGCATCCGCCAAATTGAAGCCAAAGCCTTGGACAAAATCCGAGATCACAAAGCAATCAGGAAACTAAAGGATTATTAA
- a CDS encoding S24 family peptidase, with protein MKLTAKQENIIGTIKELIKNHKENPTGYALHKYLSNLGVKDSIKSVMQVVEALEKKDLIKRDKEHRIYLVKNKSFSNLENIISIPLYGLASCGEALAYAETDIADDFLQISRSFFPSNKKGELFAVKALGDSMDKEKINDGDYVIFEKFEGKYLTELDGKVVVAVINGMATIKKFKRVDNSTIALFPHSRNAIHHPIFLDKSDSILIAGVFKRVLPVKYVSI; from the coding sequence ATGAAGCTAACAGCCAAACAGGAAAATATCATTGGAACAATCAAGGAATTAATCAAGAATCACAAGGAAAATCCAACCGGATATGCCCTTCACAAGTATCTTTCCAATTTGGGCGTAAAAGACAGCATCAAATCAGTGATGCAGGTAGTGGAAGCTCTGGAGAAAAAAGATCTGATCAAGCGGGACAAGGAGCATCGGATTTATCTGGTTAAAAATAAAAGTTTTTCTAATTTAGAAAATATTATTTCTATTCCTCTTTATGGCTTGGCTTCTTGCGGAGAGGCGCTGGCTTACGCCGAAACTGATATAGCAGATGATTTTCTCCAGATTTCTAGAAGTTTTTTCCCATCAAACAAAAAAGGAGAGCTCTTTGCCGTAAAAGCTTTGGGAGATTCGATGGACAAGGAAAAAATCAATGACGGAGATTATGTTATTTTCGAAAAATTCGAAGGAAAATATCTTACGGAGCTGGATGGAAAAGTCGTGGTGGCGGTAATCAATGGGATGGCGACAATCAAGAAATTTAAGAGAGTAGACAACAGCACTATTGCTCTTTTCCCTCATTCCCGAAATGCCATTCATCATCCGATATTTTTGGACAAATCCGACTCAATTCTCATTGCCGGAGTTTTTAAAAGAGTCCTGCCGGTGAAATACGTCAGCATTTAG